A genomic segment from Meleagris gallopavo isolate NT-WF06-2002-E0010 breed Aviagen turkey brand Nicholas breeding stock chromosome 25, Turkey_5.1, whole genome shotgun sequence encodes:
- the LOC100538554 gene encoding protein FAM49A-like, whose translation MGNLIKVLGKDLENCPHFFLDFENAQPTEAETAVWNQVNAVLEESQGVLAELQSYTGAGQEIREAIQNPGDLQLQERAWSAVCPLVAKLKRFYEFSLRLENALRSLLEALTCPPYPPTQHLEREQALAKQFAEILHFTLSFDELKMTNPAIQNDFSYYRRTISRNRINNLQLDAESEVNNEMANRMSLFYAEATPMLKTLSNATTKFVSENKTLPIEDTTDCLSTMACVCRVMLETPEYRSRFTNTETLLFCMRVMVGVIILYDHVHPVGAFAKTSKIDMKGCIKVLKDQPSTSTEGLLNALRYTTRHLNDDTTSKQIRALLQ comes from the exons ATGGGCAACCTGATAAAGGTATTGGGCAAAGATTTAGAAAACTGTCCTCattttttcctggattttgaAA ATGCGCAGCCGACAGAGGCTGAGACTGCGGTGTGGAACCAGGTGAACGCCGTGCTGGAGGAGTCGCAGGGCGTGCTGGCTGAGCTGCAGTCCTACACGGGTGCTGGGCAGGAGATTCGAGAG GCCATCCAGAACCCTGGGgacctgcagctgcaggagagggCATGGAGCGCCGTGTGCCCCCTCGTTGCCAAGCTGAAGCGCTTCTATGAGTTCTCCCTGCGGCTCG AGAACGCTCTGCGCAGCCTTCTGGAGGCCCTCACCTGCCCCCCATACCCCCCTACGCAGCACCTGGAGCGGGAGCAGGCCTTGGCCAAGCAGTTCGCCGAGATTCTGCACTTCACCCTCAGCTTTGATGAGCTCAAG ATGACCAACCCCGCCATCCAGAATGACTTCAGCTACTACAGACGGACCATCAGCCGAAACCGCATCAACAACCTCCAG ctgGATGCAGAGAGTGAGGTGAACAACGAGATGGCCAACAGGATGTCCCTCTTCTACGCCGAGGCCACCCCTATGCTCAAAACACTCAGCAATGCCACCACCAAATTTGTCTCAGAG AACAAGACGCTCCCAATAGAGGACACGACCGACTGCCTGAGCACCATGGCCTGCGTCTGCAGGGTGATGCTGGAGACCCC GGAGTACCGCAGCCGTTTCACCAACACCGAGACACTGCTGTTCTGCATGCGGGTGATGGTCGGGGTCATCATCCTCTATGACCACGTCCACCCCGTGGGGGCCTTTGCCAAGACCTCCAAGATCGAT ATGAAGGGGTGCATCAAAGTCCTCAAGGACCAACCCTCCACCAGCACCGAGGGGCTCCTGAATGCGCTGAG GTACACCACCCGGCACCTGAATGATGACACCACGTCCAAACAGATCCGGGCGCTGCTGCAGTGA
- the NT5C1A gene encoding cytosolic 5'-nucleotidase 1A isoform X1: protein MKPRSFMGCRIKAFRRPELPVRTERCAMEPPGTAGAPGAAGRPWDEAKAFYDNLTPKKKPKSPKPENAITIAVSSRALFRMEEEQKIYNEQGVEAYVKYQLDHENEPFLPGAAFPFVKALEAVNTQLRELYPDSEELFDIVLMTNNHAQVGVRLINSINHYDLFIERFCMTGGNSPIGYLKAYHTNLYLSSDAEKVSGAIEEGIAAATIFSPSKDLEVSEKQLRVAFDGDAVLFSDESEQIVKAHGLDMFFEHEKAHENNPLAQGPLKGFLEALGKLQKKFYSKGLRMECPIRTYLVTARSAASSGARALKTLRSWGLETDEALFLAGAPKGPLLKKIRPHIFFDDQMFHVEGAKEMGTIAAHVPYGVAQKHKRPLQEKQPQNSK, encoded by the exons ATGAAACCCCGGAGCTTCATGGGATGCCGTATAAAGGCGTTCCGCCGCCCGGAGCTCCCGGTGCGCACGGAGCGCTGTGCCATGGAGCCGCCGGGCACCGCCGGGGCACCGGGAGCGGCGGGGCGGCCCTGGGATGAGGCGAAGGCGTTCTACGATAACCTCACACCCAAGAAGAAACCTAAATCG CCAAAGCCTGAGAACGCCATCACCATCGCAGTGTCCTCACGGGCACTTTTCCGCAtggaggaggagcagaagaTTTACAATGAGCAGGGGGTGGAGGCCTACGTGAAATACCAGCTGGACCATGAGAATGAGCCCTTCCTGCCCGGCGCCGCCTTCCCCTTCGTCAAG GCGCTGGAAGCGGTGAACACGCAGCTTCGGGAGCTCTATCCTGACAGCGAGGAGCTCTTTGACATCGTCCTGATGACCAACAACCATGCCCAGGTTGGGGTTCGCCTGATCAACAGCATCAACCACTATG ATCTATTCATTGAGAGATTCTGCATGACGGGGGGGAACAGCCCCATTGGTTACCTCAAGGCTTACCACACCAACCTCTACCTCTCCTCCGATGCCGAGAAAGTGAGTGGGGCCATTGAAGAGG GGATCGCCGCAGCCACCATCTTCAGCCCCAGCAAGGACCTGGAGGTGTCAGAGAAGCAGCTGCGTGTGGCGTTCGATGGCGATGCTGTGCTCTTCTCAGACGAGTCGGAGCAGATCGTGAAGGCTCACGGCCTGGACATGTTCTTCGAGCACGAAAAGGCTCACGAGAACAATCCTCTGGCACAG GGACCCCTGAAGGGCTTCCTGGAGGCCCTGGGAAAGCTACAGAAGAAGTTCTACTCCAAAGGGCTGAGGATGGAGTGCCCCATCCGCACCTACCTGGTCACAGCCCGCAGCGCTGCCAGCTCGGGCGCCCGGGCCCTAAAGACTCTGCGCAGTTGGGGTCTGGAGACGGACGAGGCGCTGTTCCTGGCTGGCGCTCCCAAAGGCCCTCTGCTGAAGAAGATCCGTCCCCACATCTTCTTTGACGATCAGATGTTCCACGTGGAGGGAGCCAAGGAGATGGGCACCATCGCTGCCCACGTCCCCTACGGCGTCGCACAGAAGCACAAGCGGCCgctgcaggagaagcagccCCAGAACAGCAAATAG
- the NT5C1A gene encoding cytosolic 5'-nucleotidase 1A isoform X2, with protein sequence MRTQSSPLPGAVIISPCFRRKPKPENAITIAVSSRALFRMEEEQKIYNEQGVEAYVKYQLDHENEPFLPGAAFPFVKALEAVNTQLRELYPDSEELFDIVLMTNNHAQVGVRLINSINHYDLFIERFCMTGGNSPIGYLKAYHTNLYLSSDAEKVSGAIEEGIAAATIFSPSKDLEVSEKQLRVAFDGDAVLFSDESEQIVKAHGLDMFFEHEKAHENNPLAQGPLKGFLEALGKLQKKFYSKGLRMECPIRTYLVTARSAASSGARALKTLRSWGLETDEALFLAGAPKGPLLKKIRPHIFFDDQMFHVEGAKEMGTIAAHVPYGVAQKHKRPLQEKQPQNSK encoded by the exons ATGAGGACTCAGTCTTCTCCATTGCCTGGAGCTGTCATAATTTCTCCATGTTTTAGGAGGAAG CCAAAGCCTGAGAACGCCATCACCATCGCAGTGTCCTCACGGGCACTTTTCCGCAtggaggaggagcagaagaTTTACAATGAGCAGGGGGTGGAGGCCTACGTGAAATACCAGCTGGACCATGAGAATGAGCCCTTCCTGCCCGGCGCCGCCTTCCCCTTCGTCAAG GCGCTGGAAGCGGTGAACACGCAGCTTCGGGAGCTCTATCCTGACAGCGAGGAGCTCTTTGACATCGTCCTGATGACCAACAACCATGCCCAGGTTGGGGTTCGCCTGATCAACAGCATCAACCACTATG ATCTATTCATTGAGAGATTCTGCATGACGGGGGGGAACAGCCCCATTGGTTACCTCAAGGCTTACCACACCAACCTCTACCTCTCCTCCGATGCCGAGAAAGTGAGTGGGGCCATTGAAGAGG GGATCGCCGCAGCCACCATCTTCAGCCCCAGCAAGGACCTGGAGGTGTCAGAGAAGCAGCTGCGTGTGGCGTTCGATGGCGATGCTGTGCTCTTCTCAGACGAGTCGGAGCAGATCGTGAAGGCTCACGGCCTGGACATGTTCTTCGAGCACGAAAAGGCTCACGAGAACAATCCTCTGGCACAG GGACCCCTGAAGGGCTTCCTGGAGGCCCTGGGAAAGCTACAGAAGAAGTTCTACTCCAAAGGGCTGAGGATGGAGTGCCCCATCCGCACCTACCTGGTCACAGCCCGCAGCGCTGCCAGCTCGGGCGCCCGGGCCCTAAAGACTCTGCGCAGTTGGGGTCTGGAGACGGACGAGGCGCTGTTCCTGGCTGGCGCTCCCAAAGGCCCTCTGCTGAAGAAGATCCGTCCCCACATCTTCTTTGACGATCAGATGTTCCACGTGGAGGGAGCCAAGGAGATGGGCACCATCGCTGCCCACGTCCCCTACGGCGTCGCACAGAAGCACAAGCGGCCgctgcaggagaagcagccCCAGAACAGCAAATAG